A genomic stretch from Telopea speciosissima isolate NSW1024214 ecotype Mountain lineage chromosome 7, Tspe_v1, whole genome shotgun sequence includes:
- the LOC122670069 gene encoding probable aldo-keto reductase 4: MASVGRMKLGSQGLEVSAQGLGCMGMSAFYGSPKPEEDMIALIHHAINTGITFLDTSDVYGPHTNEILLGKALKGKREKVELATKFGNKISDGKWEIRGDPAYVRAACEDSLKRLQLDCIDLYYQHRIDTGVPIEITMGELKKLVEEGKIKYIGLSEASASTIRRAHAVHPITAVQLEWSLWTRDSEEEIIPTCRELGIGIVAYSPLGRGFLSSGPKFVESLPMNDSRKIHPRFQPENVEHNKLIFEQVNEMATKKGCTPGQLALAWVHHQGSDVCPIPGTTKIDNLSQNIGALSVKLMPEEMAQLESLALGVKGERYPSTVSTWKNSETPHPSTWKAQ; the protein is encoded by the exons ATGGCAAGTGTAGGGAGGATGAAATTGGGGTCGCAAGGCCTAGAAGTGTCAGCACAGGGGCTTGGCTGCATGGGCATGTCTGCCTTCTATGGCTCTCCAAAGCCTGAGGAAGATATGATCGCTCTCATCCATCATGCGATTAACACTGGTATCACCTTCCTTGACACCTCTGATGTTTATGGCCCTCACACCAATGAAATCCTTCTCGGAAAG GCTctgaagggaaagagagagaaggtagAATTGGCCACTAAGTTTGGTAATAAAATTTCGGATGGGAAGTGGGAAATCAGAGGAGATCCAGCATACGTGAGAGCAGCCTGTGAAGACAGCTTGAAGAGGCTTCAGCTTGATTGCATCGATCTCTATTATCAGCACCGGATTGATACAGGAGTTCCCATTGAAATCACg ATGGGAGAGCTCAAAAAACTAGTGGAAGAGGGAAAGATTAAGTACATCGGACTATCTGAGGCTTCTGCTTCCACAATTAGGAGAGCTCATGCTGTACACCCAATAACAGCAGTGCAATTGGAATGGTCCTTATGGACAAGAGATTCCGAGGAAGAAATAATTCCTACTTGTAG GGAACTTGGAATAGGTATTGTGGCATATAGCCCTCTTGGAAGAGGCTTCCTCTCTTCTGGTCCCAAATTTGTTGAAAGTCTTCCTATGAATGACTCCCGAAAG ATTCATCCAAGGTTCCAACCTGAGAATGTTGAACATAACAAACTTATATTCGAGCAAGTGAATGAAATGGCTACAAAGAAGGGATGCACTCCTGGTCAGCTTGCATTGGCATGGGTTCACCACCAAGGAAGCGATGTTTGTCCCATACCTGGCACCACCAAAATTGACAACCTGAGCCAGAACATCGGTGCTTTGTCTGTGAAATTAATGCCTGAAGAAATGGCTCAACTTGAATCCTTGGCTCTGGGTGTTAAAGGTGAGAGATATCCATCCACTGTCAGTACTTGGAAGAATTCAGAGACCCCTCATCCATCAACTTGGAAAGCTCAATGA